A single region of the Populus nigra chromosome 2, ddPopNigr1.1, whole genome shotgun sequence genome encodes:
- the LOC133681700 gene encoding uncharacterized protein LOC133681700 has product MDPSMWHRIAAVSGVAALGLGTYGAHVFKPENPTYKEVWQTASLYHLVHTAALLAAPITKHPHIFGGLLTTGILAFSGTCYTVALLEDRKYSTLAPFGGFAFIGAWASLLF; this is encoded by the exons ATGGATCCTTCTATGTGGCACAGAATAGCTGCTGTCTCCG GGGTAGCAGCTCTCGGATTGGGGACCTATGGTGCTCATGTCTTCAAGCCCGAAAATCCCACTTACAAAGAG GTATGGCAAACAGCGTCTTTATACCATTTGGTTCACACTGCAGCCCTTCTTGCTGCTCCTATCACCAAACACCCCCACATT TTTGGAGGCCTTTTGACTACTGGGATTCTTGCTTTCTCTGGAAC GTGTTATACTGTGGCACTTCTTGAGGACAGAAAGTATTCTACTTTGGCTCCATTTGGTGGCTTTGCATTTATTGGTGCTTGGGCAAGCTTGCTTTTCTAA